A section of the Xiphias gladius isolate SHS-SW01 ecotype Sanya breed wild chromosome 10, ASM1685928v1, whole genome shotgun sequence genome encodes:
- the insm1b gene encoding insulinoma-associated protein 1b, translating into MPKGFLVKRNKKSAHVSYRTRSDEDDLQEPPTPAALPSQADPSPPMSVASSPDRAAASPDFTAADAPVPRLEKPAQFGNPEAVCQALYSPTRPISKEHDRGYFERSFNLGSPISAESFPTPASLSGLDHLLYAPVDLKIGTSNSSRSGTTSSLPPPSNRVAAKRPAADGTERKSKPASKKPKAIRKLNFEDEVTTSPVLGLKIKEGPVEMKPRAQSSGGNKPLGEFVCQLCKEAYADPFSLAQHKCSRIVRVEYRCPECDKMFSCPANLASHRRWHKPRATGAPAMPPAPGIKPEMAKMPPLSVKPVSDEAKDVSDRDTPSPGLSESGSEDGSYDCQFCGKRFKRQAYLRKHIMGHQALQKKVLEEHGFQTSDRAAEQAPVSSSSSSSSSSSSTASSSSSSEEASNQSPLNLSPVDCLLCPVCGESFTSRAGQERHLRLMHSSQIYPCKYCPATLYSSPGLTRHINKCHPSENRQVILLQMPVRPAC; encoded by the coding sequence ATGCCCAAAGGATTCCtggtaaaaagaaacaagaaatcTGCACATGTTTCCTACAGGACTCGCTCGGACGAAGATGACCTCCAGGAGCCACCCACCCCAGCTGCCTTGCCGAGTCAGGCGGACCCCTCCCCGCCGATGTCCGTGGCGTCCAGTCCGGACCGCGCCGCAGCATCGCCGGATTTCACCGCGGCTGACGCGCCGGTGCCGAGACTGGAGAAGCCGGCACAGTTCGGCAACCCAGAGGCGGTTTGCCAAGCCCTCTACAGCCCCACCCGGCCCATCAGCAAGGAGCACGACAGGGGATATTTTGAGCGAAGTTTCAATCTGGGCTCGCCTATTTCTGCCGAGTCATTCCCGACACCCGCCTCCCTCTCCGGCCTGGACCACCTCCTGTACGCCCCGGTCGACCTGAAAATCGGTACCAGCAACAGCAGCCGCAGCggcaccaccagcagcctccCGCCACCGAGCAACCGGGTCGCCGCCAAAAGACCCGCAGCTGACGGTACAGAGCGCAAATCTAAACCCGCCTCCAAGAAACCCAAAGCCATTAGAAAACTCAACTTTGAAGACGAGGTGACGACTTCTCCCGTGCTTGGTCTCAAAATCAAAGAGGGGCCGGTGGAGATGAAGCCGAGGGCGCAGTCCTCCGGAGGAAACAAGCCTTTGGGGGAGTTTGTGTGTCAGCTGTGCAAGGAGGCGTACGCGGATCCCTTCTCTCTGGCTCAGCACAAGTGCTCCCGCATTGTCAGGGTCGAGTACCGGTGTCCCGAGTGCGATAAGATGTTCAGCTGCCCGGCCAACCTCGCCTCTCACCGCCGCTGGCACAAACCCCGGGCCACCGGCGCACCGGCCATGCCCCCCGCACCGGGCATCAAACCTGAAATGGCCAAAATGCCACCGCTAAGTGTCAAGCCAGTCTCCGACGAAGCCAAAGACGTGAGTGACAGAGATACCCCGAGTCCAGGTCTGTCCGAGTCGGGTTCTGAAGATGGCTCGTATGACTGCCAGTTCTGCGGGAAGAGGTTTAAGCGACAGGCATACCTAAGAAAACACATCATGGGACACCAGGCCTTGCAAAAGAAAGTGCTGGAGGAGCACGGGTTTCAAACCAGCGACCGCGCTGCAGAGCAGGCACCGGtgtcatcctcctcttcctcctcctcctcctcctcctccactgcatcatcatcctcctcctcagaaGAAGCCTCAAACCAAAGCCCCCTCAATCTGAGCCCGGTGGACTGCCTGCTGTGCCCGGTGTGCGGGGAGAGTTTCACCAGCAGGGCCGGCCAGGAGCGACACCTGCGCCTCATGCACTCCTCCCAGATTTACCCGTGCAAATACTGCCCCGCCACTCTGTACAGCTCGCCGGGGCTCACCAGGCACATAAACAAGTGCCACCCCTCGGAGAACAGGCAGGTGATCCTGCTCCAAATGCCGGTGCGCCCCGCCTGCTGA
- the zbtb8a gene encoding zinc finger and BTB domain-containing protein 8A, which translates to MDMVADMGASRLYRAPGESSHQQPQRWFNTADITVAHQSNLLKQLNQQRRQELFCDCSVLVEGQLFRAHRNVLFASSGYFRMLLSQGPDGLSDSVNATFDVFSPETFTIILDFIYSGQLDLSSHNVIEVMSAASYLQMNNVISYCKNFIKSSLDISVKDEDSDRCLSLSETCSFTSGAGEETSEQQQQGPCSVSPPPALWTRDNSRSQSGFMGKDPDQETSASALKTNPSSPANELHAEAEDLQDPQDPLYTLPGSERRRGKGGTKRRAPNSTRSNQHEDLDIQEARTQKAEKAEELYATLPPIVGVIGHFNKDSNPIMRFKCPFCTHTVKRKADLKRHLRCHTGERPYPCQACNKRFTRLEHLRSHFETIHQARKLVCRKCKCQVTEETGHVVCEGTRRYRMCTACIQEVGCDNIPMDSLEGANEEPALLLGVDGEEEGDTKRSWMVTDDDDLAEDSGADLIIQQVDDSDEELQ; encoded by the exons atggatATGGTGGCAGACATGGGGGCGAGTAGACTCTATCGGGCGCCGGGCGAATCCAGTCACCA GCAGCCTCAGAGGTGGTTCAACACCGCTGACATCACAGTGGCTCACCAAAGCAACCTACTGAAGCAGCTCAACCAGCAGCGCCGTCAGGAGCTTTTCTGCGACTGCAGCGTGCTGGTGGAGGGCCAGCTCTTCAGGGCCCACCGCAACGTCTTGTTCGCCAGCAGCGGCTACTTCCGCATGCTGCTGTCCCAGGGGCCCGACGGGCTGTCCGACTCGGTCAACGCCACCTTCGACGTCTTCAGCCCCGAGACCTTCACCATCATCCTGGATTTCATCTATTCTGGCCAGCTGGACCTCTCCAGTCACAATGTGATTGAGGTGATGTCTGCAGCCAGCTACTTGCAGATGAACAATGTCATCAGCTACTGCAAGAACTTCATCAAATCCTCCTTGGACATCAGTGTGAAAGATGAAGACAGTGACCGCTGCCTCAGCTTGTCTGAGACCTGCAGCTTCACCAGCGGAGCAGGAGAAGAGacctcagagcagcagcagcaaggcCCTTGCTCTGTCAGCCCACCACCTGCGCTCTGGACCAGGGACAACTCCAGATCCCAGTCAGGCTTTATGGGGAAGGACCCAGACCAGGAAACTTCCGCCTCAGCCCTAAAGACCAACCCAAGCAGCCCTGCTAATGAGCTCCACGCAGAGGCAGAGGACCTGCAGGACCCTCAGGACCCTCTGTACACCTTGCCCGGATCAGAGCGCCGGCGAGGTAAAGGAGGAACCAAAAGGAGAGCACCCAACAGCACCCGCTCCAACCAGCATGAGGACTTGGACATCCAGGAGGCAAGGACACAAAAGGCTGAGAAGGCAGAGGAGCTGTACGCAACTCTACCACCGATTGTAGGCGTTATTGGACACTTTAATAAAG ACTCCAACCCCATTATGCGCTTCAAATGCCCCTTTTGCACCCACACGGTGAAGAGGAAGGCAGACCTGAAGCGTCACTTGCGCTGTCACACCGGGGAGAGGCCATACCCCTGTCAGGCCTGCAATAAACGCTTTACTCGCCTGGAGCATCTCCGCAGCCATTTTGAGACG ATTCATCAAGCCAGGAAGCTGGTGTGCAGGAAGTGTAAGTGTCAGGTGACAGAGGAGACAGGGCATGTGGTATGTGAGGGCACACGACGCTACCGCATGTGCACGGCGTGCATCCAGGAAGTGGGCTGTGACAACATCCCCATGGACAGTCTAGAGGGGGCCAACGAGGAGCCGGCCCTGTTACTGGGCGTggacggggaggaggagggggacacTAAAAGAAGCTGGATGGTAACCGACGACGACGACCTGGCGGAAGACTCGGGGGCTGACCTCATCATCCAACAAGTGGATGACAGTGATGAGGAGCTGCAGTGA
- the gale gene encoding UDP-glucose 4-epimerase isoform X1: MAEKVLVTGGGGYIGSHCVVELIEAGFQPVVVDNFSNAVRGEGDVPESIRRIEKLLDTSIEFHELDLLDRPGLEKLFEKHAFSAVMHFAGLKAVGESVEQPLRYYRVNLTASINLLEVMQAHKVHNLVFSSSATVYGDPQHLPIDEQHPVGGCTNPYGKTKYFIEEMISDHCKAEKDWNAVLLRYFNPIGAHSSGLIGEDPQGIPNNLLPYVAQVAIGRRKCLSVFGNDYDTLDGTGVRDYIHVVDLAKGHIAALRKLKDNCGCQVYNLGTGRGYSVLQMVKAMEKASGREISYKIAPRRGGDIASCYADPHLAEKELGWKAEFDLERMCEDLWRWQSKNPTGFSNGTAS, translated from the exons ATGGCAGAGAAGGTGCTGGTCACAGGTGGAGGGGGTTACATTGGGAGTCACTGTGTGGTGGAGCTGATTGAAGCAGGCTTCCAGCCCGTCGTAGTGGATAACTTCAGTAACGCTGTAAGAG gagaaggagatgtGCCAGAGAGCATACGAAGGATAGAGAAGCTTCTGGACACCAGCATTGAGTTTCATGAACTAGACCTTCTGGACCGGCCTGGCTTGGAAAAACTCTTCGAAAAG CATGCTTTCAGTGCCGTGATGCACTTTGCTGGCCTGAAGGCCGTCGGGGAGTCAGTGGAGCAGCCATTACGCTACTACAGAGTCAACCTCACCGCCTCCATTAACCTGCTTGAG GTGATGCAGGCTCACAAGGTGCACAATCTGGTCTTCAGCAGCTCAGCCACGGTGTATGGAGACCCCCAGCACCTACCCATTGACGAGCAGCATCCCGTGGGCGGCTGCACCAACCCCTACGGCAAGACCAAGTACTTCATCGAGGAGATGATCAGCGACCACTGTAAGGCAGAGAAG GACTGGAACGCAGTGTTGCTGCGTTATTTCAACCCAATTGGAGCTCATTCCTCCGGCCTGATAGGAGAGGACCCTCAGGGTATCCCCAACAACCTGCTGCCATATGTTGCCCAG GTTGCCATTGGGAGAAGAAAATGCCTTAGTGTATTTGGGAATGACTATGACACACTTGATGGGACAG GTGTGCGAGATTACATTCACGTTGTAGATCTGGCAAAGGGACACATAGCAGCTCTGAGGAAGCTGAAGGACAACTGCGGGTGCCAG GTTTACAACCTAGGAACAGGAAGGGGCTACTCTGTGCTCCAGATGGTAAAAGCCATGGAGAAGGCATCAGGGAGAGAG ATCTCATACAAGATCGCCCCTCGTAGGGGAGGAGACATTGCATCCTGCTACGCTGACCCTCATCTGGCCGAGAAGGAGCTGGGCTGGAAGGCTGAATTTGACCTGGAGAGAATGT GTGAGGATCTGTGGCGCTGGCAGTCTAAGAACCCCACAGGATTCTCCAACGGCACAGCCTCTTGA
- the gale gene encoding UDP-glucose 4-epimerase isoform X2 — MAEKVLVTGGGGYIGSHCVVELIEAGFQPVVVDNFSNAVREGDVPESIRRIEKLLDTSIEFHELDLLDRPGLEKLFEKHAFSAVMHFAGLKAVGESVEQPLRYYRVNLTASINLLEVMQAHKVHNLVFSSSATVYGDPQHLPIDEQHPVGGCTNPYGKTKYFIEEMISDHCKAEKDWNAVLLRYFNPIGAHSSGLIGEDPQGIPNNLLPYVAQVAIGRRKCLSVFGNDYDTLDGTGVRDYIHVVDLAKGHIAALRKLKDNCGCQVYNLGTGRGYSVLQMVKAMEKASGREISYKIAPRRGGDIASCYADPHLAEKELGWKAEFDLERMCEDLWRWQSKNPTGFSNGTAS; from the exons ATGGCAGAGAAGGTGCTGGTCACAGGTGGAGGGGGTTACATTGGGAGTCACTGTGTGGTGGAGCTGATTGAAGCAGGCTTCCAGCCCGTCGTAGTGGATAACTTCAGTAACGCTGTAAGAG aaggagatgtGCCAGAGAGCATACGAAGGATAGAGAAGCTTCTGGACACCAGCATTGAGTTTCATGAACTAGACCTTCTGGACCGGCCTGGCTTGGAAAAACTCTTCGAAAAG CATGCTTTCAGTGCCGTGATGCACTTTGCTGGCCTGAAGGCCGTCGGGGAGTCAGTGGAGCAGCCATTACGCTACTACAGAGTCAACCTCACCGCCTCCATTAACCTGCTTGAG GTGATGCAGGCTCACAAGGTGCACAATCTGGTCTTCAGCAGCTCAGCCACGGTGTATGGAGACCCCCAGCACCTACCCATTGACGAGCAGCATCCCGTGGGCGGCTGCACCAACCCCTACGGCAAGACCAAGTACTTCATCGAGGAGATGATCAGCGACCACTGTAAGGCAGAGAAG GACTGGAACGCAGTGTTGCTGCGTTATTTCAACCCAATTGGAGCTCATTCCTCCGGCCTGATAGGAGAGGACCCTCAGGGTATCCCCAACAACCTGCTGCCATATGTTGCCCAG GTTGCCATTGGGAGAAGAAAATGCCTTAGTGTATTTGGGAATGACTATGACACACTTGATGGGACAG GTGTGCGAGATTACATTCACGTTGTAGATCTGGCAAAGGGACACATAGCAGCTCTGAGGAAGCTGAAGGACAACTGCGGGTGCCAG GTTTACAACCTAGGAACAGGAAGGGGCTACTCTGTGCTCCAGATGGTAAAAGCCATGGAGAAGGCATCAGGGAGAGAG ATCTCATACAAGATCGCCCCTCGTAGGGGAGGAGACATTGCATCCTGCTACGCTGACCCTCATCTGGCCGAGAAGGAGCTGGGCTGGAAGGCTGAATTTGACCTGGAGAGAATGT GTGAGGATCTGTGGCGCTGGCAGTCTAAGAACCCCACAGGATTCTCCAACGGCACAGCCTCTTGA
- the LOC120795449 gene encoding kazal-type serine protease inhibitor domain-containing protein 1-like has protein sequence MAQLCLCVGICVSVWLHTSLGLPPQHRGWLRLWEEGEGCGECNQHLCPPVPDDCPAGRVQDDCGCCEQCANVEGQQCDPDGAQKFYGRCGEGLVCQRKMPKREHRAEPEPTCVCQDKGSVCGSDGWTYSNICQMREAASHRNTTLKLTGRGPCYSAPRILKGPRNLSNYTGNDIVFGCEVSAYPLPNLNWKKTGSDNFLPGDDPHISVQARGGPQRYTVSTWLQIQGLHIADAGVYSCISYNALGETSASAQLTVLRQGVKVMKGHVEEEEKPFDHLEEGSGDGQLASGDYLALI, from the exons ATGGCACAGCTTTGCTTATGTGTTGgcatatgtgtgagtgtatggcTCCACACTTCCCTCGGGCTGCCACCCCAGCACCGTGGGTGGCTGCGGCTGTGGGAGGAGGGTGAGGGCTGCGGGGAGTGCAACCAGCACCTCTGCCCCCCGGTGCCTGACGATTGCCCTGCAGGCAGGGTGCAGGACGACTGTGGATGCTGTGAGCAGTGCGCTAACGTAGAGGGCCAGCAGTGTGACCCAGATGGGGCTCAGAAGTTCTATGGCCGCTGTGGAGAGGGCCTGGTCTGCCAgaggaaaatgccaaaaaggGAACACAGGGCTGAACCAGAGCCTACATGTGTCTGCCAGGATAAGGGATCCGTGTGTGGTTCAGATGGGTGGACCTACTCAAATATTTGCCAGATGAGAGAGGCTGCCAGCCACCGAAACACAACACTTAAGCTCACTGGGAGAGGACCCTGCTACTCTG CTCCCCGTATCCTTAAAGGCCCCAGAAACCTCTCAAACTACACAGGGAATGACATTGTGTTTGGCTGCGAGGTCTCAGCCTACCCTCTTCCAAACCTGAACTGGAAGAAGACGGGGAGTGACAACTTCTTGCCAGGGGATGATCCTCACATCTCTGTCCAG GCTCGAGGAGGCCCCCAGCGCTACACGGTCTCTACCTGGCTGCAGATACAGGGCCTCCACATCGCTGATGCAGGGGTCTACTCATGCATCTCCTACAATGCTTTGGGAGAAACGTCTGCTTCTGCACAGCTCACAGTGTTGAGACAAG GGGTGAAGGTGATGAAGGGCcatgtggaggaggaagagaaaccCTTTGACCATTTGGAGGAAGGCAGTGGTGATGGACAGCTGGCGTCTGGAGATTACCTGGCattaatttaa